In Vitis vinifera cultivar Pinot Noir 40024 chromosome 11, ASM3070453v1, a genomic segment contains:
- the LOC100241709 gene encoding uncharacterized protein LOC100241709, translating to MEFKFRAVDDRPPYLSSSPSMINYFTEQALRAGYSNNGILLNELLSNPSDMREAIQRELEKERIREEIIAREIARRRLLEAEVRRELLMEQELMLTKTEFKSPVSSAMRLDRFPLFHQSDSRALEERLSRSLAQRLALQARQEMLAALETGTSFQRGVEAAGPEVKPFPEVNKDRVILLPKPGQNLSGAKRKATTPPTVGVNELSSVGSKKKLKEEWSCALCQVTATSERGLNEHLQGKKHKAKEAGLVAQRAGKNPAPLQKKFRKASKLAEITDAPGTGQVEKIVGETLQTDIVGEASTSILKKHNAEDGDKKNDELLLQKNEVGEDMTKNVEATKPKGQKPVDPKLKKKKFKFWCELCHVGAYCEVVMSTHKNGKKHVARLQEISQHGLPVPVSSTTMTPSPEVIQNTETAEVIAKEVNAEVIAVEADEKPLENNEANEDGSGPSPSVK from the exons ATGGAATTTAAATTTCGAGCGGTCGATGATCGGCCGCCGTATCTGTCCTCTTCGCCGAGCATGATCAACTACTTTACCGAACAAGCACTGAGAG CGGGGTATTCGAACAATGGCATCCTATTAAACGAGCTACTGAGTAATCCCTCTGACATGCGAGAAGCGATCCAGCGGGAACTCGAAAAAGAGCGGATCCGAGAAGAGATCATCGCACGGGAGATCGCGCGGAGACGATTACTCGAAGCTGAAGTTCGAAGAGAACTATTGATGGAGCAAGAATTGATGCTGACCAAAACTGAATTCAAATCGCCGGTTTCTTCGGCAATGCGGTTGGACCGGTTTCCGTTGTTTCACCAATCCGATAGTCGAGCACTTGAGGAACGACTGAGTAGATCTCTTGCGCAACGATTGGCACTGCAGGCTCGCCAGGAAATGCTCGCCGCCCTTGAGACTGGGACGTCTTTTCAGCGGGGTGTAGAAGCTGCAGGGCCTGAGGTTAAGCCTTTTCCAGAGGTTAACAAGGACAGGGTGATTTTACTG CCTAAACCTGGGCAAAACCTGTCTGGAGCAAAGCGGAAAGCTACAACACCACCCACAGTGGGTGTTAATGAGCTGTCTTCAGTTGGTTCAAAGAAGAAACTTAAAGAGGAATGGAGTTGCGCTCTGTGTCAGGTTACTGCCACAAGTGAGCGAGGTTTGAATGAGCACCTTCAGGGAAAGAAGCACAAGGCCAAGGAGGCAGGACTGGTAGCTCAAAGGGCAGGCAAGAACCCTGCTCCTTTGCAGAAGAAATTCAGAAAGGCTAGTAAGCTAGCGGAGATCACTGATGCTCCAGGTACAGGGCAGGTGGAAAAAATAGTTGGAGAAACACTTCAAACTGATATTGTTGGGGAGGCATCAACATCAATTCTCAAAAAGCACAATGCAGAAGATGGagataagaaaaatgatgaattaCTGTTGCAGAAAAATGAGGTGGGAGAAGATATGACGAAAAATGTGGAGGCAACAAAGCCAAAAGGTCAGAAGCCAGTGGATCCCAAActcaagaagaagaaatttaaattttggtgcGAATTGTGTCATGTTGGGGCCTACTGCGAAGTAGTGATGTCTACccataaaaatggaaagaagcatGTGGCCCGACTTCAGGAAATTAGTCAGCATGGTTTACCTGTTCCAGtctcatccacaaccatgacaCCATCACCAGAGGTTATTCAAAATACTGAAACTGCAGAAGTGATAGCTAAAGAAGTAAATGCAGAGGTGATAGCTGTGGAAGCAGATGAGAAACCACTGGAAAATAATGAAGCAAATGAAGATGGATCAGGCCCATCCCCCAGTGTGAAATGA
- the LOC100267212 gene encoding uncharacterized protein LOC100267212, translating into MSKKMKRMVMESSPHAVYEDAKSRFKHQSLLQDFHELQKETEAMKKKLLSVNQNKLTLLAEVRFLRRRYKYLLKNMAPKTPPEPELKQPQNSATQLKNITRDKNHSGKQAAAMRNPAPVFGGNMKERIHKGKVAALPNPDPGYELNQKTRGYSGKEAALRNPVPVFDLNKISREEEEVQVNVESAGVEEQKKSVIRGGNDDQHSDMKLSVCRNIGNGPNRAGKRKISWQDQVALRV; encoded by the exons ATGTCGAAAAAGATGAAGCGGATGGTTATGGAGTCTTCTCCTCATGCTGTGTACGAGGACGCAAAGTCAAGGTTTAAGCACCAGAGTCTTCTGCAGGACTTCCATGAGTTGCAGAAG GAAACAGAGGCCATGAAAAAGAAATTGCTGAGTGTGAACCAGAACAAGCTGACCCTATTGGCTGAAGTTAG ATTTTTGAGACGGAGGTACAAATACCTATTGAAAAACATGGCTCCTAAAACCCCACCTGAACCAGAGCTTAAGCAACCACAAAATTCAGCAACTCAACTCAAGAACATCACAAGGGATAAGAATCACAGTGGAAAACAGGCTGCTGCCATGAGAAACCCAGCTCCAGTTTTTGGCGGGAATATGAAGGAAAGGATTCACAAGGGGAAAGTGGCTGCTTTGCCCAACCCAGATCCCGGTTATGAATTAAACCAGAAAACTAGGGGTTACAGTGGAAAGGAAGCTGCTTTGAGGAACCCGGTTCCTGTTTTTGACTTGAACAAGATTTCG agagaggaagaggaagTCCAGGTTAATGTTGAGAGTGCGGGGGTAGAGGAGCAGAAGAAGAGTGTGATTAGAGGTGGGAATGATGATCAGCACAGTGATATGAAATTATCTGTTTGTAGAAACATTGGGAATGGGCCAAACCGGGCGGGAAAGAGAAAGATATCATGGCAGGATCAGGTAGCTTTGCGGGTTTGA